From Thunnus albacares chromosome 22, fThuAlb1.1, whole genome shotgun sequence, the proteins below share one genomic window:
- the LOC122974542 gene encoding zinc finger protein with KRAB and SCAN domains 1-like — translation MAAEDTFDYKKVKEVILAKYEINVEVYRHRFREPDIRPNENPREFLNRLKDLYDKWIQPEKRTKEQVGEIFILEQFYCSLSPELRVWRKGIQSQHGKQLNWWRPSWQPDRGPRATT, via the coding sequence ATGGCAGCAGAGGACACGTTTGACTACAAGAAGGTCAAAGAGGTCATCCTTGCCAAATATGAAATCAATGTTGAAGTCTATCGGCATAGGTTCAGGGAACCTGATATTCGACCTAATGAGAACCCGAGAGAGTTCCTCAATCGACTTAAAGACTTGTACGACAAGTGGATCCAACCAGAGAAGAGGACCAAGGAGCAGGTTGGGGAGATCTTCATTCTGGAGCAATTCTACTGCTCCCTCTCCCCAGAGCTCAGAGTGTGGAGGAAAGGAATCCAGAGTCAGCATGGGAAGCAGCTCAACTGGTGGAGACCTTCCTGGCAGCCTGACAGGGGTCCAAGAGCTACCACTTAG
- the LOC122974539 gene encoding putative ferric-chelate reductase 1 — MPNTTVETLETPVSRADCGSTQLCADEPSDCDPSQAGSCFFISARQTSGRNFEFGLSGESTGYLCACLSLDVTAGGNATCYICANNNSNVQFFGANLNNDQLTQTTLNVNSVKGRVDGNKIQCTFAVTIPAQLTRAQSRSISVATGTFSATTGALGSPTTVIRTPVVNLADPNATITNIVTTITTTNTTASPSTAAPTTDHAVTLQQSLTHALLVTVGVLGLAML; from the exons ATGCCCAACACCACAGTAGAAACTTTGGAG ACACCTGTCTCTAGGGCAGATTGTGGGAGCACACAGCTGTGTGCAGATGAGCCCTCTGACTGCGACCCCTCACAAGCAGgatcatgtttctttatttctgccAGGCAGACGAGTGGTCGAAACTTTGAGTTTGGCCTCTCAGGGGAATCTACTGGCTACCTTTGTGCCTGCCTGTCTCTTGATGTCACAGCG GGAGGTAATGCCACCTGCTACATCTGTGCAAACAACAATAGCAATGTACAATTCTTTGGCGCTAACCTCAACAATGACCAGCTGACTCAGACAACG CTGAACGTGAACTCTGTGAAGGGCCGTGTCGATGGAAACAAAATCCAGTGTACATTTGCTGTCACCATACCGGCCCAACTTACTAGAGCACAAAGTCGTTCAATCTCAGTCGCCACTGGAACGTTCAGCGCCA CTACTGGTGCTCTGGGATCCCCCACCACAGTAATACGGACCCCTGTTGTAAACCTGGCAGATCCTAATGCCACCATCACCAATATAGttaccaccatcaccaccaccaacacaaccGCTTCCCCCAGTACCGCTGCCCCAACCACTGACCACGCTGTTACACTACAGCAATCCCTGACACATG CTCTCCTGGTCACTGTGGGTGTGCTGGGTCTGGCCATGCTATGA